A genomic window from Schistocerca serialis cubense isolate TAMUIC-IGC-003099 chromosome 4, iqSchSeri2.2, whole genome shotgun sequence includes:
- the LOC126474807 gene encoding uncharacterized protein LOC126474807 has translation MAHILGANLDVNSEGFQNYFVHKGTGKKIIYRTGRLSHAETESNVVNWDYTVKLQEVQVKKGLFAATKLRARHVQWEKIKVKLAAQTPSCSVATALEYMEDRCDPKFLGAEATVKFLKIFDGLLDILNSHNLLSRGLKSPMSLQNFSGVFQFLNEAEN, from the exons ATGGCTCATATACTAGGTGCTAATCTGGATGTAAATAGTGAAGGCTTTCAAAATTATTTCGTCCACAAGGGAACTGGTAAAAAGATAATATATCGTACTGGACGTTTGTCACATGCTGAA ACCGAGTCAAATGTAGTCAATTGGGATTACACTGTAAAATTGCAAGAAGTACAAGTAAAAAAAGGTCTTTTTGCAGCAACTAAGCTAAGGGCAAGACATGTTCAGTGGGAGAAAATTAAAGTGAAACTTGCTGCACAAACTCCCAGCTGCAGTGTGGCTACAGCCCTTGAATACATGGAGGACAGGtgtgatccaaaatttcttggagCTGAAGCAACAGTTAAGTTCCTAAAAATTTTTGATGGCTTGCTTGATATACTCAATAGCCATAATCTTTTAAGCAGAGGCTTGAAATCTCCAATGTCACTACAAAATTTTTCTGGGGTTTTTCAATTCCTTAATGAAGCTGAAAATTAG